The sequence CTAGACGGTTTCTACAAAATTTCTCTTCTTGTGGAGTTGAACTCAGATAAATACAATTGGAATAAAAGATCTATTTTCAACTACTCAAAGATGAAAATTTGGAAACAGTGGAGGCAACAATTATATCCCTTAATATCAGTTTTTCCCACTATTATTCTCATTTCAAAAGCTGCTAGGTAATTCTCGCAAAAAGGTCTTCTTTCAGCTTTTGAAATGAGTAACACAGTATTCCACAGTTTCCAGGTCGTTACACTGTGATAGGAGACTAATAAGGTAGTGCAGATAGTCTAAATTTTCCACGTAATGCCGCTCCGCTGACTCCGAACTTCTAACCAATAATATCCTGTGAtgtgattatttatttgacagGATGCGCTGTAAATAACCCGTGAACCATCGCCGATATTTTGTCTATTCAACCAGCTCTTCGTAATTCATTGTGTTCAGccgcgaaaaataaatgaaggtGGCAATGAATAAAAGAGGAAAATGTTTATGGGGGAAGAATTATTTCATGGAAAAGGAAAGAGGGAAATAATAGTATTAAATCAATGTTTCATTGTATTGCATTGAAAAATAGATTTTCGCCGAGAATAGAATATGcgattatcaatatttttttgatgttCTGACCAagagaagatattttttttgaaggaaTTTCTTCAGGTCAGTCATTTCAAGgtgttcaaaattattttgacaaaTCACATTCATTAagcttcaataattattattaacattTGAGAGTACGTGAAATGATTATCGAAGAGAATCTCAGACTCGATGAAAGATGACACGGCATTCAGTAATTAAATCCAATTGACTGGCTTCGAAAAATAtctttcaaaaatatattttctttttccaaGAAGAGCATTTCTATgtgaatttcataaaataatgtGCAACTCTCCtactatataaaaaaataaataaaaaatataaaataataccTCATTTGTGCCGTCCCCTATTTACTCAATTTATAATCACTGAACATATATTCTGAAATACAAAAATCAGAATtacatataattatttaactaaGGACCATTCTTAGTTCATAATTTGAAAgttaaaaatcccaaaaattaatcatcgatGAAAGGATAAGAAAAACTTCAAATACAAAACagagatattttcattaaattctaatCAAGTTCTCAGTAAATATTGGAGATATTGACTCAACGCCATTTAACGAGTCTAGAATCCAAGGAACTAACGATAAACCTCATTCATGATTAAAATCCGTTTGAGTGTACTCGACTCATCACATTGATGCGACACTAATAATAACTATTATACGAAGCATAAATCATGCAaaagatgtaaaaaaattttacctcAACATCTGGCGATTGAGCGATGCGCGAGGTTCTCGGTGGTTTCTCGGGTGGTACTTTCTTGAATGTTCCTGGTGACACAGATTCAGTCATCATTTTAGTCGAGATGATGCTGGAAGGCAGTGCCTGTGATCCCGCGGATGAAATCACCATGTTATCAGATATCATAGTGGGTGCTGTCACCACCGGTGGTGTCTGATACGTCGCCGGATAGGACAATGATATACGTGGCCCTTCACTTTTTTCGTACTTCAAAACTTCTGACAATCCTATCTGGGAATTTCTCTCCGGTTCCACATTGTCAGACATACGCGGCGATAGTTTGTTGGATGACGTTGAGTGACATGTATATGTCTGAAAATTAATGGTTGGTAGGTAAGCGTTGGCTGGTAATTGCTGATGTTTTGTCTCGTTTTCCGGTAGCGATGTGAACAAGTGCTCTGGAAGAGTTGTTAAAACTTTCTTTTGTTGAAAATCAGTGGCGTGTCGTAGAGTTTTCTCGGTTGCCTGTCTCTCCTGTAGACACTGCAGACGTGTGTGAAGATCACTCTGCATGTGTTGAAACTGAGCTACTTGATCCAATATTTTGTTCTGATTTTGCAGACACTGGAGACGTTGTTGAAGATCATTCTGCTGTCGTTCGAATTGACTTAACTTTTCCGAGATAATGTCCAAGCTCTGTTGATTCTGCTGAAATTTCTGCTGATGTTGTTGGTGCTGATTGACACTTTTCTCGTCACTTTGTCCGTCCAACGAAACCATCTGAAGATTTTCAACGTGACTTTTGCTGTGCGTTAGCAAATTCGTGCTGACATTATGACTCTTTTTATGGCCATGAATTATGTGGTCAGTTTGTTTGAAGGCTTTAGCACTGCTATCAAAATCAGTGACAATCGTCAGAGCCATTTTGGTATCGAATGTGGCATCGCTGAGTGCCGGAAATTGATGACAAATATTGGGACTATTGCGCTGAGATGATGCTGTATTTACGATGGGAATGAGATTGGTGATGGATCCGGTGGTGGATTGATCGTCAAATTCCTTTCGTGTGAGTTCCATCTGTTTAGTGAGGTCAGCACTCACATGACGTAGATGGCGTCGCTGTTCCATTATGGTATTCGGACTGATATTTGGTATCGGTTGAAATGCAGTTTGCAGACCTCGATGATCCCTTATCCTGTGCTCCTCTCCGATGTAGGAGGCCCTCAAGTCACGATGATATTCGGGCTTGTTTTTGGGTTTGGGACTGGTGGAGAAGACTTGCTCCTGATACATCTGTTTCTCGATATCCTGTCGCTGGCGTTCCTCAGCCCAGTTAGCAAGCTCCTGTTTGGTCTTCTCAAAATTCTGAGCGGATAAAACCGGAGTTTTTTGATTGATACGATCATTCAAGGAATCCCGAATGGCCATAAATGACATTGGTGAGCTCCTAATATCATCGGAGTGCTTCGGATCTGTCGGCATTGGGGAACTTCGTCGGTCGTCAAAGTGCTCGGAGCGTCTGTTCTCATGGGATACTACGATGGATCTGGCACTCGGACTGACACCACCCCACTCAGTCTTTTGCTCAGGTGCTGTCTGCACGTAACTAGTATCCTGTTGCACATCGGCCCCTATCGGAGAAACTCTAATCATCGGCTCCATTCTCCTCTGGTGATCCACACACAATTGATTATCACCCCATTGTTTATCTCcagttattgattttttcatctcctgcGAATGCTTACTCTCACCCGGAAATGTAAAGGTAATGGTGTCATTGCGTTTTTGGAAGCTCGTTGACACATCCACTGACATTGATTTACGATGCTCAGAACAGGAAACGTAGAGGTCGCACTCCGGGACAGATGAATCCATCGGtttatttttagttatttGATTAGTGCTAGTATCGACGTAGAGTCCATCCTGTCTAGTTCGTGGTGTTTGATTTAGGGGTGTAGCAAAGATCCTCTCAGCTCCAGATGTTGGGTTAGTAATAACTGAACTCGGAATCGCACTATCCTCTTTAGCATTGCCACATTTTTGATTGGTTATCTCACAtttcatcattaaattttctagcTTACCAGCTGTTATATCAGTGCTGGCTGATTTACGATGGCCCGCATCGTGTGTTATTTTGGAATTGCCACGTGGTGGAACCATTGGTTTTGGTCCACGTGCTGAATTTCCCCTGTCAGCCCCACCGCCAATAACATTCTGGGAAATTGGCTGAATTATCGGCTGCCCTTGATACTGACCAATATCCAGTGTAAATCTCTGCTGATTAGGACCAAGTGGAGGCCGGAATTGTTGACCGGGGTAAATGCCCATGTGAGCATTATATGGAATTGGATTGATGAGATTCTTGGGAATTTGACCATACGAGTACTGTGGTAGTCCGGAGAATTGAGTGTAATCTTGAGTGACGGGTAATGTTTGAGTGGGCATGATGATGCTGGAGTAGAAAGGGGGTTGGGGGCTCACAGATTGAGGAGGTAATTGGGGATGTTGAACGGTGACGTAGCCGCCTGTGGCACTGAATACCGGGTTTCTCGATGGTTGGACATGTGCATAGAGCCCTGATTCTCGACAGGATGGATCTCGTGTGATGTACCTCGCTTGATCTCCGTACGAGTGCATCTGCTGGCTCACCTGGGATCCATCGAACTGACGAATCTGCTGAGGCAGATGACTGTGATCTGAGTAATCCTGGACCATTTGCCCTTGGGGCTGAGCTATCAGAGTTTGAGTGGGCGTTTGGAGGATGTAGGGTATGGTATCACCGAGGACTCCATCGGTCTGCTGTTGAGCATGCTGAGCTGATAGTGAATGACGTTCCTCCCCAATCATCGATTGTCTCAGCGTCGAGGTCAGGTAGCCACCTGGACCCGTAATCCTTCCTTCCACATGATCCTTGCCCTGGGGATGCTGTTGGGGAAGACTTGGGGCTTGAAGCCCGGCCAGGAGCCTCTCATCAGCAACGTAGGGACGATGGGAGTTCTCGAAACCATTCGAGAAATCAACCTTTGATTTATCGGATTTGGTGTCAGCGTCATTACGAATATTTTCAGCCTGACCAGTGGGTCCAGAGTTGTCGGGCTCCATGCGATTCTGATCAAAGTCTGACATGGCGGCTGCCATCGACGGCCTTCCGCCGATGTAGCCAAGAATTCGCCCTAGTCCACACACCGTGGCGGCTTGTCAAGTACTATCTATAAATCTCTCTTGACGGCATAAAGACGTCTTGCTATTTTCACATCACCAGCTCTCTCGTCTCTTATCGAGTTAGTTGATGCATTTTATCCATAAATCTAATTTTAAGGATGATGGCCACTTCCAAGGGCACAGCAAAACTTCTGAGTTTGGAGGTGTCAATATTCTAGGCGTTGAAGATTGGAGTTTAAATTTTAGAGTTGGTCGGGGTGGGGTAGTTCATAATACTCAACTTTGCTATTGAGGCGAGAATATTTTAGGAAGTACTGGTCCATAATTTACTTTCTTCGTAACTGTTTGGCAAGTCAATCTAGTTGGGCTGCTCCTATGAGAATCACCTGGTTTTTTTTCGCGATAAATCTGGTCCTGCAGCGGTTTCTGAAGAAGATGAATTTAATtagagaaatttattttataatactTTTCCAATCATCTGGAGTTTCTCGGTTCGAGTAATGgaataatgatattttttcaactcatcacGTAGAACTCAATATTCTCAAATGGAGTACTCATCATGGCAGTGCAATATGAATCCTTGAAGGTCCGCTCTTCTCGAAAAATTCTCCTTCAAGGTACCGTCCATATCCTTGGTTGACCAGCCGTGAAAGCACTATCTCAGTGATAACTTATTCAATAATAACTGAGTGTCGATTCCCCCCACACATTTATCCTTTCAacatctctctctcgctctctctctctctctctctcgtatTGACTCGACCTGATTTACATTAGCCCAAAAGCTTCTgaattaatataataaaaattgttcaagTTGAATATGCCGTAAAATCGATGTTGCATGGTTGCACCGAGTATTGCATATGCTCTACTGTTTCATTTCCTGCACTGAGTTACTCTTCAACAATATGTACACGAGTTATAAATCACCAAGCAGTCGGCTGTTCTCAGCCAGGCCATACTATTTCCATCAATATCAAGGCACCTAATTAATGCGtaagataattaatatctGAACAAGTTGTATTGACAATCAAAACTCGTCAGTCTCATCATTGATTTTCTATCACAATAACCATTAACCATTAACAATTTATAGAAAAGTATAATCGTTGAGTTAAGCACTGGTGTTACACTTTCATTCACAAATGCATTATCAACCGTGTCACAACACAGGTCACTAACCACGGTCACAAGGCGACTAACCCCCGGTTGTTCTTCGTCTTGACGTTGGTGTGATACAGGGGGTAAACGCCCTTCTCACTTCGCAAGGTctcaaaatcattaaatatttataaatttattttcttctacGGCCGAGAAGAGGCGACGTACACCAATCAATAGATTTATCTCGTcggttaaataattttcaatggagtTAATGAGATTTTTCATGTCTTATTTTTTCACCGCTTCCAGTTTGAGTCTTGATAGCCACGTGTACGGCACTGCCCTATCTACTCTTTGCCCTATCTACTTCATACATCAGTGTTCCATTTTTAATAGACACTGGGGTAGGAACACTTCCACACGTGACATATCCATTACTGACGATTCAAATGATCACCCTGGCTTTGTTCTTAAGGCGgagcaaaattatttttaattaattggtgggataattgtgaaaatttttgtgCAGCAAGAGAGCTACAATAGGGTGTCCTGTTGTCGCGATACGGGGTGAGCGCACGACTTGCGGGCGATCCACCCTCAGTCCTCCATACAGTTACTAATACTACGATCAAAAGCTTTACTAATACATAGAACTGTGTGGCGCCGCCGCAAAAACGTTTTCGGTGTTCCTAGGGGTTGCTCTCGTGTTGAGCTGCTTTATTTCGGTTTTATGGTCATTTCAGTTGGTCATTGGTCGTTTTTATATTCGGTACAcgccaaataaataaaatgcaatCAAATCTAGTAAACAAAATTGAGAGAATGAGTGGAATGAGTGGTGGAGGTATAGGGGTGGCTTTTGGGCATTTATTGCGGGAAAAAATAGGACAACAAGGATCTTCCTGTGTTGACAGGGTGCGATAGTCCTGCTGTGGGGTCTCCAACGGCTAAAGGGTGAAACTACCCCCCGATCGAAAATGCCGATTGGTGGGAGAGAGCAAACAGGGAGGAATGCATGACGagtagaaatttttcatgttgagGCCAGAAGAAtaacacgtttttttttccaagactCGAACTTTGTTTTCCCACATCGGACTGGTGATTTAATCCATTTTGTTTGCAATTTCATTAATGTATGGGCTAGCAAATAGAGAGCTTTTGTCAACACAATTCGAATCTTATTTCCTAATTTGCTTTATTGATTGACAAAATGCAATTGTTAGCATTTGCTGTTGTTTGTTTTCTTTTCAAGGCCGATTTGCCATTAACAGCGAGTGGAATGATCATTACTGAAACTACAATGGCGAATGCAAATTGTGGACAATatgtcatttttgtttttccaggaataattatttccggTGAATTGTTTACAAATTCCACTCAGAGCAAGACGAAGTTGACAAATAAGTCTCGTTCGTAAAAACAAAATGAGTAGAcaaaatttactaaaaatttttaattgtttaatttaaatttaattggattTCAGGAGAATTCGTTATAAACAGAAGATAATCGGAAAAATTACTAGACCTCGTTTGCTGTTAAATTAGCAGTTGCcaagagaaaaatagaaacatACGGAAACATCGAATAACGAAGGGGTATCACTGGAAATTATATTGTTCCTTGTAAAggcaatataattttttgaaaaaggcTTTTTGCATTGTTTGAATCTGATTGCGTAGAAACGTCGCGACGCGAGGTTGACACGTGAGAACGTGGCTACGATGTTACTCAGAAAAGTGCTCAACAGTCcagtgaaatattcaatataaattacatatttttcactgatttcGCAGCGATGTGTTATTAACGGGAATTTAATTAGGTGGAAGTTCCGTAATTCCTAAGTGATAATGAAGGTcctataaaaattacggagtaacacagaaaaaaaaaagattttttctaaatatcTATTCACctcagggaaatatttatttgttcaatCCTCTACTTCTGAAATCAAGTAACTCCCTGACGATCCTAATTAGATGTGAATTCTGTTAATTATAATGTTCTAGAATATGATCAccttaattataattttgagggaacttctgaaataattatgagcattaaataattcatcgaaattcttccCTCGAGAAAATCACAAAAGTTAGaaacattaaataattattaatagagttcATTCAAGGTCACGCACAAAATGGTCAGTCTCTAACGTAATGTGATTATTGTAATTTAAACCTAACTCAGTCACCCCTGGCTGTTATTAGAgcagagaaagaaaattataaataaataaatactcctctgaagtaaatggatatttgacaaaaataatttctctgcTGCGCGCAGTAAAACGTACGCAACGCTCCGTAAAATTGCGCAATTCCCTGCGAATTATTTACAGAgcatttcgtattttttactgggccttccttaatttttatcgCACCTTTATTGTCGCTTGCGAATAGTGAAGCATGCGCGTTATTTTGATTTTAcactgaatgaaaatttcgtaGCTTTTCCCAATTTTAAAGCGAAACGCCATCGtaggaaattttacggaaacGTCCcgcgatttttcctgaaagctctgtaatttttgtctgaattttcagtaaaaaattacgatagaCTCCCGTGAAATTTATCAGTCGATTTCATAAACAGTTCGCGAAATGTAAGGCccgtaatttttcctaaaTATTTCACTAagtgtgaaataattttatttctgtccCATACACATTAAAAAACTGCTCGTAAAATACGACATTCGAAGCGTAATTTACATGATTTATAAACacgtaaattacgattttgaaAAACGTAAATGACGGGATCCAACCtcgtaaattacattttttggaACGTAAAATATGAGGTGCCACCTCGTG comes from Diachasmimorpha longicaudata isolate KC_UGA_2023 chromosome 12, iyDiaLong2, whole genome shotgun sequence and encodes:
- the LOC135168185 gene encoding uncharacterized protein LOC135168185, translated to MAAAMSDFDQNRMEPDNSGPTGQAENIRNDADTKSDKSKVDFSNGFENSHRPYVADERLLAGLQAPSLPQQHPQGKDHVEGRITGPGGYLTSTLRQSMIGEERHSLSAQHAQQQTDGVLGDTIPYILQTPTQTLIAQPQGQMVQDYSDHSHLPQQIRQFDGSQVSQQMHSYGDQARYITRDPSCRESGLYAHVQPSRNPVFSATGGYVTVQHPQLPPQSVSPQPPFYSSIIMPTQTLPVTQDYTQFSGLPQYSYGQIPKNLINPIPYNAHMGIYPGQQFRPPLGPNQQRFTLDIGQYQGQPIIQPISQNVIGGGADRGNSARGPKPMVPPRGNSKITHDAGHRKSASTDITAGKLENLMMKCEITNQKCGNAKEDSAIPSSVITNPTSGAERIFATPLNQTPRTRQDGLYVDTSTNQITKNKPMDSSVPECDLYVSCSEHRKSMSVDVSTSFQKRNDTITFTFPGESKHSQEMKKSITGDKQWGDNQLCVDHQRRMEPMIRVSPIGADVQQDTSYVQTAPEQKTEWGGVSPSARSIVVSHENRRSEHFDDRRSSPMPTDPKHSDDIRSSPMSFMAIRDSLNDRINQKTPVLSAQNFEKTKQELANWAEERQRQDIEKQMYQEQVFSTSPKPKNKPEYHRDLRASYIGEEHRIRDHRGLQTAFQPIPNISPNTIMEQRRHLRHVSADLTKQMELTRKEFDDQSTTGSITNLIPIVNTASSQRNSPNICHQFPALSDATFDTKMALTIVTDFDSSAKAFKQTDHIIHGHKKSHNVSTNLLTHSKSHVENLQMVSLDGQSDEKSVNQHQQHQQKFQQNQQSLDIISEKLSQFERQQNDLQQRLQCLQNQNKILDQVAQFQHMQSDLHTRLQCLQERQATEKTLRHATDFQQKKVLTTLPEHLFTSLPENETKHQQLPANAYLPTINFQTYTCHSTSSNKLSPRMSDNVEPERNSQIGLSEVLKYEKSEGPRISLSYPATYQTPPVVTAPTMISDNMVISSAGSQALPSSIISTKMMTESVSPGTFKKVPPEKPPRTSRIAQSPDVENLSQTSGGNARGPGFSSSANICSSTTSMVNGANLESQDIRDNVGDREHALVYRDGNLVSGSLEALVQHMVPTEEYYPDRAYLFAFLLSSRLFIKPHELLSEVCALCEHQQKLGGEGGKERLQRFVPRLVQLLAEWTETFPYDFRDERVMAHVKSITQKVASVDATARQEVSALLQNLLLRLTALERYEEGLARLATESGAQQLSQVDVTELCPSATILAQQLTHVELERLSYIGPEEFVQAFAKESPHLETSFKEMKKTRNLESYVQWFNRLSYFVATEICKHAKKKQRVRVVEYWIETARECFNIGNFNSLMAIIAGLNMSSISRLKKTWSKVQSAKFAILEHQMDPSSNFSSYRSTLKAAMWRSVGATDERQRIVVPFFSLLVKDLYFLNEGCSNKLPNGHINFEKFWQLAKQVTEFIAWKQVTCPFEKNSRVIAFLQASPVLTENALSLASFECEPPDSNPEKERFKSLKSELNAQ